Below is a window of Sus scrofa isolate TJ Tabasco breed Duroc chromosome 3, Sscrofa11.1, whole genome shotgun sequence DNA.
GTTGATTTTAAGTCAAACAAACTTAAAGAACAACTTAATTaactaaggaagaaaaataacctcGTCTTCCAGGAACCTGAGTTCTATATAGTAAGCGATTTTCACCTAACAAAGATCAAACCTTAACTACAAAGTCCTAATCCACTGGAATCTAAACCCCCaaatcgggggtgggggggcacctcTTCTCAAAgtcaccaccagcagcagcagcaacaaagaCGTGTAGCTTCATGTGTGCATGTTCGCCTCTCTCCTCATTTATTACCAGGCTCGGATCgaaaattattgtttaaaatgcaagcatgaaaatcaaaacacttCTTCTGCTTGATCTGAAGGGGACCGGAAAGCTGAACAATTGTGGGATTTGTTCTAAAGCCGAAATGTGAGGCTGTTCCAGTCTGTGGGTCCCTTTAAGCCAATGTTTTGGTTTTCTGCCAAGAAGACAGCTGTTGGAAGGAAGTGCTTCCTCACCGAAAGCTGTCAAGGCACAGACATTAAAGGGACAGACCCGTTCAAACTGGAGGCTTAGCACCAAGTTTCCTCCCAGGAGCCTCCGAAGACTCCGTCCTCAGGCCCCCAAAGGAAATTTAGGCTTTTTATTCACCTGCATTCTGAAAACACTGGTTTTCAAGGTCCAAAGCTCCCAGCTCCAAGGACAGGGGCTATTCCAGTATTTGGGTAGAGTTCTTCACCTCCAGGCAAAGTCCTGGGATTAACCCTACCCTTCAGTTTCAGCAGAAGGCACACAATAGAACCAATCAATGAGTGCTTCAGGGTGTGTGCATTCCTGGAGGGCCTGCGAAGTGCCCGCCCTCACCTTGAAGGGCTCTGGGTTACAAAACAGGACTCCCCTCTGAAATTAGCCCTGGAATTCTGGCTAGAAGACAAAACCGGGCTGGTTCTCACCGCACACTGTAAAGAGGCGGCGGCCCCCTGAGAATGTACACAACCACTGTTGTACTTGCCGCCAGCTGCTGAAtgaaaggagggaggggtggccTCACCACCCTCAGCCTTTCAGGTCCTCCGCCCGCCGGCTGGCCAGCATATCGCCGCCTGCTGGCCGCAGACCAGGAGCAAATAGCCCACCGCCCACTGAGGAAGGGGGGGGGAGCCCCCaggtttaaaaacataaaataaattcgGGGCTCGCCATCCGTGCAATCCCTCCGAACTTTCTGCTTCCTAAATAGGATTTTGCACAAGTATGTCCTTCTCGGGGTGTCTCCCCATCCTTGGCCAGGGCGCGGACTGCCTATTCACCCCTGCGCTAACAGGTCCTGCCCAGGCAATGTGGGCAGCCAGCCTCTGAACCCCAACCCGGCTTTAGTTACTCAACTTTTCCTGTGTTCCCTCTTCCGAGGGCGCTGCAGAGAGAAATGGGGCTCTGGATGGGGACCAGTGATGGAATCAGGTTCCTGGAGGGGGCTGAGGGACCCTCAGTGGAGGTGGGGCACGGGGAAAACCCTCTTACAGCGTTCACGCCCCCTCTCCTGCTTACCCTGGGGATCGGCTTGGAGAGCACATCCCAGCCACCGGCGCCACCTCCAAAATACTCTCCCCTAAAGCTAAACCCCACGGACAACAAACGGAGCGCCACCCCGAGCCCCTGGACCTCAGGGAGGCAGCCGGACCCCGGCTCGCTCTTTACCTGAGTCGCTCAGGGTGTCCTCTCCGGAGGTGCTGAGGGCCTTGTGGTCACTGCCGCTGGCCGGGCGGCCGCCGGGGCGGGGAAGGGCGGCCACCGGGGCTCCCGCCGGGGCTGCGGCACTCGCCCCCGAGACGATCACGGTGCCCGCCGCCGGGGCAACGGCCGGGGCagcgggcgcgggcgcgggctCGCGCTTGTTCACCGGGAATGGGAAGACCACGGCAGGATCCACGCACTCGGCGGCCGGGTGGGCGAGCTCGGTGGGCAGGGCGGCCCCCGCGCGGCCCGGCCCCGCAGCCGCCGCGCTGTGCCCGCGGCCCCCCGGGCTGGTGGCGCCCGCGCCCGGGACCGGAGCTGCAGGGCCCGCGGCGGGCGGCCGGCCGTGCTGCAACTTCTCGCTCACGGCGCGCTCCAGCTTCTCGCGGGCGGAGAAGCCGCTCCACATGCAGTCCTGGAGGATGACCGGGTTGGGGGTGAGGCCGCCCAGGCCCCCCAGGCCGAACGCGTCCTCCTCCGCCGGGTTGCCCCACAGGTCGGCCTCGGGCAGCAGCATCTCGGTGGCCCAGTTCGGGGGCTCCGGGCTGTGCTCCGGGAAGGCACGGCTGGGCGACAGCGGGGGCGTGGGCAACAGCTCAAACTTCTTCCAGATGTCCTCCCCCGGGGGGGTCGAGTCGGGGCCGCCGAAGTAGAAGTCATCTTCGTCTGGGTAGAAGCAGGGCTGCAGCGAGTCAAACTCGAGGTCGGGGTTCTTGCAGATCATCCCTGGCATGGTGGACGCGGTGCAGCTCGGCATCGGCTCGCCTCCTGGCCGCCGAATGAGGGCTTCTTTCCGCTTCGCTCTTTTTAGTTCGGGGGGTGCTTCCTTCCCGTGGGGGGCGCGGAGGGCGGGGGCCCGCGCCAACCTCCGACACTGCAACCGACAGACACACCAGGAGAGGGTTGGCAAGCGGAGCCGGATGGGGGGGGGCGGCAGTGGTCACCCCCTCTCACCCGGTTCCTCAATCTCCCCTCCAAGCCCCCCACTCTGCCCAGGGCTCCCGAAGGTGGAGGAAGTTGTGTCTCtcgctctctccctccctccttttgtGTACAAGCTGTCTACgacagggggtgggagggggcatgCAGATGCGGGGGGTGGTGGCAGGCTCTGCAACTTTGGAAACTGCCATTTCATTCACACAAGGCAacgcctgggggagggggctgttcAAGGCTGCAGAATTCTAGCTCCCACCAGCTCGCCGACAATCCCGGTTGCACCCAAGTAGGGCCAGCTGCTCCAAGGAAGCCCCAGGCTCCAACCCAGGTACCGGGCACCGGCTTTGGAGTGCCCTCGGTCCCCGCTTTGTAAAATTGCAACCTGGGGAGCGCAAGCGATAGTGGGGGATTGAGGAAactttgcaaatggaaaaatcctTTCTCTAGACCGAGACCAACAACAGGCACCCAAAtccagacacccccccccaactgaGCAGACGCCCCCGGCATCCACCCGCTGCAGGGGGAGTACTGCCAATAGCTGGTTTTGAACCCCTCTAACCCACTCCCCCACTGTTTCAAACCCCCAACAACGTCCTCTTCCTGGGAGAGAGGAGCGCCTGGACCCCAGTTCCCGGCAATGATTTAGGGGCACCAGCGCGGGGAGGGTCGCCGGGAGAACCGCGTCTCCTCCAAGCTGGAGCAGCCTGGAGCAGCCGTGACCCAGATTACCACCGTGACGGCCTCGCCCTGCTTaaccctcccttcttcctctgggGGCGACCTTTGGAGAAGAACCCAGCTTTGGAGTGGGGGCGCACCGGCTCCCCGTCAGCTCAATTGCAGACAAATGTTCTAGAGAAGGGTGAATTTCTTTTCGACGAAGCCATTACAACCCCCTGGCAAGGGCAGTAAAAGGATTAGGGCGGGTCTCTCCCAGCCCGGGAGGCTTCGGGACTGGAACTGGCTTTTCAGGGGAACCCCCGAGATGGTTTTGTTTCCGAAGCAGAAACAGTCCCCCGGGCATATTCGGGCGCCCTGTGCGCCAGCCGCGATCCTGTCCAGGGTTTGCCTTCCCGCCGCGCTATAGCCGCTCCGGGGGCGCCGGGCTGTTTGCAACCCCCGCTTCTTACCTCCCGCCGACTGCCGGGGATCCAGAGGCGATTCTTTGCGGGGGGTCCCGGGGtggccagggggcggggggtggtccTCGGGTGACTGCAGTCTGTGCGCGCTTGCGCCTGGCTAGCGCTCGCTCGGCTCCAACCCAGTTCCCAGGAGCCCCCCGCATCCACCCTGCGCGTCCAGACAGATGACTGTCACTGGCTGCGCTTTGAAGCTCGGGGGATATTATTAACTGAAAAATCTGACACAcccggggggcggggagagaaggGGGCTGCGGCACagacaagggggagggagaacGGCAGAGGAAAGCGGCTTTACCCCGCCCTCTTGATTTCCATAAAAATCAGGGGAGGCGCCAAGGCTTTCGCGCCAAAAGccacttgcttttcttctttgcagaGAGGAGGCTGCAAAGCTGGGAAGCCCGGGGCGTGCTCCTCCCGCCCTTTTAGGCCCCCGAGCTTGCACCCGGTGCACTCTGCGGACCAGCTGCGCGCCGAGTGGTGCAATGCAGCACCCACCCGGCGGGCCTGGCAATtgcttagcattaaaaaaaaattttttccggAGGGTTCCGGGGGTGTTGTTGGGATTGGGGGAGTGGTTCCGAGCCTCCTAACCCAGCCTCCACCTCGACTGCGTTAGTGTGCTGCTGAG
It encodes the following:
- the MYCN gene encoding N-myc proto-oncogene protein; this translates as MPSCTASTMPGMICKNPDLEFDSLQPCFYPDEDDFYFGGPDSTPPGEDIWKKFELLPTPPLSPSRAFPEHSPEPPNWATEMLLPEADLWGNPAEEDAFGLGGLGGLTPNPVILQDCMWSGFSAREKLERAVSEKLQHGRPPAAGPAAPVPGAGATSPGGRGHSAAAAGPGRAGAALPTELAHPAAECVDPAVVFPFPVNKREPAPAPAAPAVAPAAGTVIVSGASAAAPAGAPVAALPRPGGRPASGSDHKALSTSGEDTLSDSDDEDDEEEDEEEEIDVVTVEKRRSSSNSKAVTTFTITVRPKSAALGPGRAPAGELILKRCVPIHQQHNYAAPSPYVESEDAPPQKKMKSETSPRPLKSVVPPKAKSLSPRNSDSEDSERRRNHNILERQRRNDLRSSFLTLRDHVPELVKNEKAAKVVILKKATEYVHSLQAEEHQLLLEKEKLQARQQQLLKKIEHARTC